From a region of the Terriglobia bacterium genome:
- a CDS encoding sigma-54 dependent transcriptional regulator has translation MAYSILVVDDEALTLRTISRALHEEGFEAQLATSGEQALEMFAQDHPSLVLLDVVLPGIDGVEVLREIKQQSPTTIAIMMSAYHQVDRAVEAMKLGAYDFLVKPFHLADMVNTVRRATEMLALRVRVTETVQNAKGRYDFGRVVTQNPLVHEMLEVCRKAADSDRTTILIQGESGTGKEVLAKAIHYHSPRAAMPLIELNCAALPDTLLESELFGYEPGAFTDARHRKEGLIERAHHGTLFLDEIGDMSLNVQAKLLRMLEEGTFMRLGGTRVITVDVRIIAATNQNLKALIAAGKFREDLYYRLAVVPVHIHPLRERKEDIVPLALDLMQRYNRDLKKNFTGLTPAAAESLGRYPWPGNIRELRNVIERTMILSPEGDIDVAYLPEEIRDYEQAKPPEAPMTSIEVSPTGHQFLSLDELEDRYIHEVLSASGNNKTQAARILGIHPTSLLRRLKRTHSDN, from the coding sequence ATGGCGTACTCGATCCTGGTCGTCGACGATGAGGCGCTCACCCTGCGCACCATCAGCCGCGCCCTGCACGAGGAAGGCTTCGAGGCGCAGCTGGCCACCAGCGGCGAGCAGGCGCTGGAGATGTTCGCCCAGGACCATCCCAGCCTGGTCCTGCTCGACGTCGTCCTGCCCGGCATCGACGGGGTCGAGGTCCTGCGCGAGATCAAGCAGCAGTCGCCGACTACCATCGCCATCATGATGAGCGCCTATCACCAGGTGGATCGCGCGGTCGAAGCCATGAAGCTCGGCGCCTACGACTTCCTGGTCAAACCCTTCCATCTGGCCGACATGGTGAACACCGTACGCCGCGCCACCGAGATGCTCGCGCTTCGCGTCCGCGTCACCGAGACCGTGCAGAACGCCAAGGGACGCTATGACTTCGGCCGCGTCGTGACCCAGAACCCCCTGGTCCACGAGATGCTGGAGGTCTGCCGCAAGGCCGCCGACTCCGACCGCACCACCATCCTTATCCAGGGCGAGAGCGGCACCGGCAAGGAAGTGCTGGCCAAGGCCATCCACTATCACAGCCCCCGCGCCGCCATGCCGCTCATCGAGCTCAACTGCGCCGCCTTGCCCGACACCCTGCTCGAGAGCGAGCTGTTCGGCTACGAGCCCGGGGCCTTCACCGACGCCCGCCACCGCAAGGAAGGCCTCATCGAGCGCGCTCACCACGGCACTCTCTTTCTCGACGAGATCGGTGACATGTCGCTCAACGTGCAGGCCAAGTTGCTGCGCATGCTCGAGGAAGGCACCTTCATGCGTTTGGGCGGCACCCGCGTCATCACCGTGGATGTGCGCATCATCGCTGCCACCAACCAGAACCTCAAGGCATTGATCGCCGCCGGCAAGTTCCGCGAAGACCTCTACTACCGCCTTGCGGTGGTCCCGGTTCACATCCATCCGCTGCGCGAGCGCAAGGAAGACATCGTCCCCCTCGCCCTTGACCTGATGCAGCGTTACAACCGGGACTTAAAGAAGAACTTTACCGGCCTGACCCCCGCCGCCGCTGAAAGTCTCGGCCGCTATCCTTGGCCGGGAAACATCCGCGAGCTGCGCAACGTCATCGAGCGCACCATGATCCTGTCGCCCGAAGGCGACATTGACGTGGCCTACCTTCCGGAAGAGATCCGCGATTACGAGCAAGCCAAGCCGCCCGAAGCCCCCATGACCAGCATCGAGGTTTCTCCCACCGGGCATCAGTTCCTCAGCTTGGATGAACTGGAAGACCGGTACATCCACGAGGTGCTCAGCGCCAGCGGCAACAACAAGACCCAGGCCGCGCGCATCCTCGGCATCCACCCCACTTCCCTGCTCCGCCGCCTGAAACGCACGCACTCGGACAACTGA